A single genomic interval of Lucilia cuprina isolate Lc7/37 chromosome 2, ASM2204524v1, whole genome shotgun sequence harbors:
- the LOC111679336 gene encoding odorant receptor 74a-like yields the protein MFNILYIPRLPNGKHVPLNWSLKLYRWTNIICWPLEDNAPHWLYFFDRFLWFLGFLTFAVHNDAELRYLRVYFNNLDEMLTGVPTYLVLIELHLRAFSLGWRKNDFKNLLKKFYAEIYIEESINVKIFKKIKRQMWPILTFSLLYFLALNLYIFNAVYVLATNKRELLYKMIPTMEYKNNFYVYFPLLMSNIWVGFIVTTMMFGEGNTLGLLIFNLNGRYLMMRETFKQKVDTILKSNLNGNIVEKYERVLRETLKENLRLNKFAREIQDEFSFRIFVMFSFSAISLCALGFKVYTSPVNSIAYAFWAIGKIQEILAFGQLGSTIISTTDQLSTMYYESKWEIVIERSSNTPDNIKLLKFVTLSIVTNRKPFHFTGLNFFNVSLVSVVAILQGAGSYFTFLISLR from the exons ATGTTTAACATTCTGTATATACCACGTTTACCCAACGGGAAACATGTACCATTAAATTGGTCACTCAAATTGTATCGCTGGACTAATATAATTTGTTGGCCCTTGGAGGATAACGCACCACATTGGCTGTATTTCTTTGATcgttttttgtggtttttgggATTTCTGACATTTGCCGTACACAACGATGCAGAGTTGAGATATTTGCGtgtgtattttaataatttagatGAAATGTTAACGGGTGTACCAACGTATTTGGTGCTGATCGAATTACACTTACGTGCCTTTTCGTTGGGTTGGAGGaagaatgattttaaaaatttgctgaaGAAATTTTATGCGGAAATTTATATAGAAGA ATCAATCAACgttaaaatctttaagaaaatcaAACGACAAATGTGGCCAATTCTAACATTTTCTCTACTCTATTTTTTGGCCTTAAACTTGTACATCTTCAATGCGGTATATGTCTTAGCCACCAATAAAAGAGAACTCCTTTATAAAATGATACCAACCATGGAATACAAGAATAATTTCTACGTCTATTTTCCTCTACTAATGAGTAACATTTGGGTGGGTTTTATAGTCACTACTATGATGTTTGGCGAAGGCAATACATTGGGCCTATTAATATTTAATCTAAATGGTCGTTATTTAATGATGCGTGAAACGTTTAAACAAAAAGTCGATACGATTTTGAAGAGTAATTTAAATGGCAATATTGTGGAGAAATATGAGCGCGTCTTAAGGGAGACATTAAAGGAAAATTTGCGATTAAATAAATTTGCCCGAGAAATACAAGATGAATTTTCATTTCGTATATTTGTCATGTTTTCTTTTAGTGCCATATCGTTGTGTGCCCTGGGTTTTAAGGTTTATACG AGCCCGGTTAATAGTATTGCTTATGCTTTTTGGGCCATAGGGAAAATTCAAGAAATTTTGGCTTTTGGTCAATTGGGTTCGACTATTATTAGTACG ACCGATCAACTTAGTACCATGTATTACGAGTCCAAATGGGAAATAGTGATTGAGCGTTCCTCGAATACGCCAGACaatattaaacttttgaaatttgtcACCTTGTCTATAGTCACAAATCGTAAACCTTTTCATTTTACaggtttaaatttctttaatgtttcCTTAGTGTCTGTGGTGGCA attttacagGGCGCTGGctcttattttacatttttgataTCGTTACGTTAA